In one window of Nocardioides panacisoli DNA:
- the gcvT gene encoding glycine cleavage system aminomethyltransferase GcvT translates to MADTTSSHLHRSPLHERHEALGAKFAEFGGWSMPLEYPTGVVTEHKAVRSAAGIFDVSHLGKAVVRGPGAAEFVNATLTNDLGKVAPGKAQYTLCCDDDGGILDDLISYYRADDEVLLVPNAANTSGVVGRLQAAAPEGVEVVDQHHDLAVLAVQGPRSADLLRDLGLPTDHDFMSFADAEVDGASVVVCRSGYTGERGYELIVPNDAAAAVWDALLAAGEPHGLTPAGLGARDTLRTEMGYPLHGQDISPAVTPNEARLGWAVGWKKQSFWGRDALLAEREQGARRKLVGLVATGRAIPRPQMQVSLLPDVPLGEITSGTFSPTLRKGVGLALLATSVDDDAEVSVDVRGRREVFRVTKPPFVDPSVKES, encoded by the coding sequence ATGGCCGATACGACGAGCAGCCACCTCCACCGGTCGCCGTTGCACGAGCGCCACGAGGCGCTGGGCGCGAAGTTCGCCGAGTTCGGCGGCTGGTCGATGCCGTTGGAGTACCCCACCGGCGTCGTCACCGAGCACAAGGCCGTGCGCAGCGCCGCCGGGATCTTCGACGTCAGCCACCTCGGCAAGGCCGTGGTCCGCGGCCCCGGGGCAGCGGAGTTCGTCAACGCGACGCTCACCAACGACCTCGGCAAGGTAGCTCCCGGCAAGGCGCAGTACACGCTGTGCTGTGACGACGACGGCGGGATCCTCGATGACCTGATCAGCTACTACCGCGCCGACGACGAGGTGCTGCTGGTCCCCAACGCCGCGAACACCTCCGGTGTCGTGGGTCGGTTGCAGGCCGCGGCGCCGGAGGGCGTCGAGGTGGTCGACCAGCACCACGACCTCGCCGTCCTCGCCGTCCAGGGACCTCGCTCCGCCGACCTGCTGCGCGACCTGGGCCTGCCCACGGACCACGACTTCATGAGCTTCGCCGACGCCGAGGTCGACGGCGCATCCGTGGTCGTGTGCCGCAGCGGCTACACCGGCGAGCGTGGTTACGAGCTGATCGTGCCCAACGACGCCGCGGCCGCGGTCTGGGACGCCCTGCTGGCGGCGGGGGAGCCTCACGGCCTCACCCCGGCCGGGCTCGGCGCCCGCGACACGTTGCGCACCGAGATGGGCTACCCGCTGCACGGGCAGGACATCTCGCCGGCCGTCACGCCCAACGAGGCACGGCTGGGTTGGGCGGTCGGCTGGAAGAAGCAGTCCTTCTGGGGCCGCGACGCCCTCCTCGCGGAGCGGGAGCAGGGCGCCCGCCGCAAGCTGGTCGGTCTGGTGGCCACCGGGCGAGCCATTCCCCGCCCGCAGATGCAGGTCAGCCTGCTGCCCGACGTACCGCTCGGAGAGATCACCTCCGGCACGTTCTCGCCCACCCTGCGCAAGGGCGTCGGCCTCGCCCTGCTGGCGACCAGCGTCGACGACGACGCCGAGGTCTCGGTGGACGTCCGGGGGCGTCGCGAGGTGTTCCGGGTGACCAAGCCCCCGTTCGTCGACCCGTCGGTGAAGGAGTCCTGA
- a CDS encoding leucyl aminopeptidase: MTSYALRNASPAKSRADAVVIGVVPGKGRRGTPQLAEGAQDVASAYGRRLAPMLSSLGVRGKAGEVAKVPTHGTIKSPLLVFVGLGEEPGPREVRAAAGNAARAVTNAASVALALPADGVELVRAAMEGYLLGGYTFTDYRSNGAERESAAEIVLLTPLARRKEATAALEAALAVTTATTTTRDWVNVPGADLTPPVFAESVTRAVRAATKASGSKVRVTVRDEKELAKLGCGGILGVGQGSAAPPRLLEMEYRPKGATTHLALVGKGITYDSGGLTLKPGSGMATMKSDMAGAAAVVMATLAIAELGLPVRVTTYAAMAENMVSGASMRPGDVLRTYSGKTVEITNTDAEGRLVLADALTMATEKEPDLIVDVATLTGHMVQALGDRIAGVLGDDPSVAQVLAAAETAGEDAWPMPIHEYIESRVHGSKIADLAQHDWVRWGGGLMAAAFLREFTAGRPWAHLDIAGPGYNSGGAVGHWTPGGTGYGVATLVELARSLAESD, translated from the coding sequence GTGACGTCCTATGCACTCCGCAACGCCAGCCCGGCCAAGTCCCGCGCCGACGCCGTCGTGATCGGGGTGGTTCCCGGCAAGGGTCGCCGGGGCACCCCGCAGCTCGCGGAGGGTGCCCAGGACGTGGCGTCGGCGTACGGCCGCAGGCTCGCGCCGATGCTGTCCTCCCTGGGTGTCCGCGGCAAGGCCGGCGAGGTGGCCAAGGTCCCCACCCACGGCACGATCAAGTCCCCGCTGCTGGTCTTCGTCGGGCTCGGCGAGGAGCCCGGGCCGCGTGAGGTGCGCGCGGCCGCGGGCAACGCCGCCCGCGCGGTGACCAACGCCGCGTCCGTCGCGCTCGCGCTGCCCGCCGACGGCGTCGAGCTGGTGCGCGCCGCGATGGAGGGCTACCTGCTCGGGGGCTACACCTTCACCGACTACCGCAGCAACGGCGCCGAGCGCGAGAGCGCGGCCGAGATCGTGCTGCTGACCCCGCTCGCCCGCCGCAAGGAGGCGACGGCGGCGCTGGAGGCGGCGCTCGCCGTCACCACCGCCACGACCACCACGCGCGACTGGGTCAACGTCCCCGGCGCCGACCTGACCCCACCGGTGTTCGCAGAGTCGGTGACCCGCGCCGTCCGCGCGGCCACCAAGGCCTCGGGCAGCAAGGTGCGGGTCACGGTGCGCGACGAGAAGGAACTCGCGAAGCTCGGCTGCGGCGGCATCCTCGGCGTGGGCCAGGGCTCCGCCGCTCCCCCGCGTCTGCTGGAGATGGAGTACAGGCCCAAGGGCGCGACCACGCACCTGGCGCTCGTCGGCAAGGGCATCACCTACGACTCCGGTGGGCTCACGCTCAAGCCCGGCAGCGGCATGGCCACGATGAAGAGCGACATGGCCGGCGCCGCTGCGGTGGTCATGGCGACCCTCGCGATCGCCGAGCTCGGGCTCCCCGTCCGGGTGACGACGTACGCCGCGATGGCCGAGAACATGGTCAGTGGCGCCTCGATGCGCCCCGGCGACGTGCTGCGCACGTACTCGGGCAAGACCGTGGAGATCACCAACACCGACGCCGAGGGCCGCCTCGTGCTCGCCGACGCGCTGACGATGGCGACCGAGAAGGAGCCGGACCTCATCGTCGACGTCGCCACCCTGACCGGCCACATGGTCCAGGCCCTGGGTGACCGGATCGCCGGCGTGCTCGGGGACGACCCGTCGGTCGCCCAGGTGCTCGCGGCTGCCGAGACGGCGGGCGAGGACGCCTGGCCGATGCCGATCCACGAGTACATCGAGTCCCGGGTGCACGGCAGCAAGATCGCCGACCTCGCCCAGCACGACTGGGTCCGGTGGGGTGGCGGCCTGATGGCGGCCGCGTTCCTGCGTGAGTTCACGGCCGGCCGGCCCTGGGCCCACCTGGACATCGCCGGCCCCGGCTACAACTCCGGCGGGGCCGTGGGTCACTGGACGCCGGGTGGCACCGGCTACGGCGTGGCGACGCTGGTGGAGCTGGCGCGCTCGCTCGCCGAGTCGGACTGA